The genomic region TCGCGGCGACCGCGCCCATGACGACGCCCCAGAAGATGACGACCTTGCGGCTCGGGTGGAGCGCGCCGCGCTGCGAGAGCGTCCCCATCACGATCGACGCGGAGTCGGCGCCCGAGACGAAGAAGATCGCGACGAGCACCATCACGAGGACGGTGCTGACGCTGGCCAGCGGGTAGTGGTTGAGCAGCTGGAACAGCGTGTTGTCGCTGACCACGGCGCCGTCGACGGTCATGTCGCCGTCGGTCTGCTGCGCGTGGATGGCGGATCCGCCGAAGATCGAGAACCAGATGAGGGCCACGATGCTGGGCGCGAGGAGCACGCCGACCACGAACTCGCGGATGGTGCGGCCGCGGCTGATGCGCGCGATGAACATGCCGACGAACGGCGTCCACGAGATCCACCAGGCCCAGTAGAAGACGGTCCAGCTGGAGAGCCAGGCGCTCATCTCGTCGCCGCCGGTCGCCGCGGTGCGCGACGCCATCTCGGTCATGTCGCCGAGGTAGGCGCCGAGCGTGGCGGGGATGAGGTTGAGGATGAGCAGCGTCGGGCCGACGACGAACACGAACACGGCCAGGACGACGGCGAGCACCATGTTGATGTTCGACAGCCACTGGATGCCCCGGGCGATGCCCGAGACGGCCGAGAAGATGAACGCGATCGTGAGCACGACGATGATGCCGATGAGCAGCGGCGCCGTGGCCTCGTCCACCCAGCCGTTGAACTCGAGGCCCGCGCCGATCTGCGTCGCGCCGATGCCGAGCGAGGCCGCCGAGCCGAAGAGCGTGGCGAAGATCGCGAGCATGTCGATGACGCGGCCCGCCCAGCCCTCGGTGCGCTTGGTGCCGAGCAGCGGCTGGAAGATGGAGGAGAAGAGCTGCTTGCGGCCCTTGCGGAAGGTGCCGTAGCCGATCGCGATGCCGGCGACCGCGTAGATCGCCCAGGGGTGCAGGCCCCAGTGGAACATGGCGGTGGCCATGGCCGTGCGGATCGCCGCCTCCGACTCCGGCTGCGTGGTGCCGGGCGGCGGGGTGACGAAGAAGCTGAGCGGCTCGGCGGCGCCGAAGAACATCAGGCCGATGCCCATGCCCGCGCTGAACATCATCGCGATCCACGAGACCGTCTTGAACTGCGGCTTCTCGTCGTCGGCGCCCAGCTTGATGCGGCCGTAGCGGCTCGCGGCCAGCCAGATGACGAAGATCACGAAGAAGCTCGCGGCCAGCACGAACAGCCAGCCGGTCTTCTCGATGACCCAGCTCTGCGCGGAGCCCGAGATCGACGCGAGGCCATCGGTGCTCACGATCCCCCACACGACGAAGCCGACCGCGAGGACGGCCGTGACGCCGAAGACGAGGCGGTCGATCTTCGGGTGCTCCGGCTCGTAGAGGTCGACGGACCCGGTGAACCGCGCCTCGAGGAGGCGGTGGTCGGAGTGGTCGCGGCGAGGTGGCCGGGTCCCGTCGGGGCCCGATCTGCGCTTCGGGACGAGACGGTCGAGCAGGCGTTCTGCGGACGTGCGCGTGGAGGTCATGGAGGGGATGGGCTCCTATGGGCTCGGTGACATGGGCATCGCCCGCGGGGTCCCGCGAGCGACCGGCCGAGTCTAGGCGGCGGCCCCGGGATCGGCCGATTCGCGATCGTCCCTTGCCTTCCGCTATGGGAGGGGGTAGTGGCCGGCGCGGACGGTCAGGCCGTCGGGGCCGGCAGCGGGTCGCCGGCGCCCGGCATCGGGCGCGGGACGGTGCGCTCCCGCGGGAGGCGCACGGCGACCCGCGTGCCCTCCCCGAGCCGACTCGCGATCTCGATGGTCCCGCCGTGCGCGCGCACCGTGCGCTCCGCGATCGACAGGCCGAGGCCGAGGCCCGGGATCGCGGTGTCGCGCGCGGTGCGGGCGCGGAAGAAGCGGTCGAGGACGTGCTGCTGGTCCTCCTCGCTGATGCCGACGCCGGTGTCCTCGACGCGGAGCACGGCGGTGTCGCCGTCGCGCTCGAGGGCGACGTGGATCCGGCCGGCGGGCGTGTACAGCACCGCGTTGGCGAGCAGCGCGCCGACCACCTGCGCGATCCGCGTGGCGTCGCCCTCCATGCCCACGTCCGGCGCGACGTCGACGTCGAGGACGAGCCCGCGCTCGACGGCCCGCCCGCGGGCGGCGTCGGCGGACGCGCGGACCACGGCGGACAGGTCCACGGGCGCGTGGTCGACGTCCGGCGCGTGGTCGGCGCCCTCGAGCAGCGACCCGATGATGGTCGACAGCTGCGCGACGTTCCGCTGGATGACCGCGATCTCGGTCGCGATGCCCAGCTCGTCCGGGTCGTGCAGCTCGTCGATGAGGTCGAGGTACCCGACGATGGAGGTCAGCGGCGTGCGCAGCTCGTGCGACACGGTCGCCAGGAACTCGTCCCTCACCTGCACCGCCTGCGCGAGGTCGGTCACGTCGTACGCGGCCAGCACGGATCCGGCGCGCCGCCCCGGGCGCCGGCCGATGGCGCGCACCGTGATGACGAGCGCGCGCTGGTCCCCCGGCTCGCCCACCCAGTAGACGGGACCGTGCGCGCGGTCGGCGTAGAGGGCCTCGGTGAGGACGGCGCCGTCCGTCGCGACCCGCGTGACGCGGTCCGAGCCGTAGACGCTGGGGGCCATCCCGGTCGCGTGGTCGTACCCGGCGAGGTCGAGCAGGGTGCGCACCGCGGCGTTGCGGAGGATGGGCCGGTCGTCGGCGTCGAAGAACACGATGCCCACGTCGACGGCGTCGGCCACGTCGCGGATGGTCGCGGTCTGCTCCCGGGACTCCTCCAGCAGGCGGGTCTGCGTCTCCGTCGCCTCGGCGAGCTCCGCCCGCGCGCGGCGCAGCATCGCCGCCGCCTGTCCCCCGGCCAGGACAAGGAGCGTCATGAGCAGCGTGAGGCCCACCAGGCCCGCCCAGCCGAGCGCGGTGTCCGGCGCGCCCCGCCGCACGAGCGGCAGCACCGACACGGCGAGCGCCCCGCCGATGGCGACGGGCACTCCCCCGGTCGGGAACGCGAAGACGAGCCACAGCAGGGGGAAGATCACGAGCAGGGCCGCGGCGGGGAGCGTGGGCGCGGCCGCGTCGATGACGGCCGCGACGGCGACGAGGTCGAGGGCCGGCACCAGGATCAGCAGCCAGGTGGGCAGGGCGCTCATCGCCAGGACGACGCACAGCAGCGAGCTCGCCCCGACCAGCGCGATCCCGCCCAGGTACCAGGGGTCGCGCTCCACCGGGCCGTCGGACAGGGCGACCAGGGCCGCCACGATCGCCGCGCTCGCCAGGAAGGGGAGCTGCGCGCGGGACGAGCCGCGGAGTCGCTGCTCGTCGAGGGCGGAGAGGGGAGCGACCACGAGATCCGCCTCCCCCATCGCGCGGGGTCCCGCGTCCTGCGCAGAGCCTAGCCCGCGAGCGCCGCCCGGTCCGGGGGATGGCCGCTGAGCGTCCCCGGGGGCTTGAGGAGAAGCCGGGCGGAGCTTGCGGCAAAGCTCGTGGCGTCTTGCGCATCCCCGGCGGGCGGCTTGAGGTCGTCGCGTCAGAGTGGTGTTCGTCGAAGGAACACCGGAAACGGCGCCGCGGACAACCGCATCGCGGCCCGGAGCACCCCGGAGACGACCGGCAGGAGATCCCCACCCGCCGCCTCCCCATGAACATGCGCGGCACACCGCGCGAAGAAAAGGAAACCCCATGAACAAGATCGTCTCCGGTGCCGTCGGAATCGTCCTCCTCCTCGGCGGCGCCGGCAGCTTCGCGCTGTGGAACGCCAACGCCACCGTCGCGGCCTCCTCCGTCTCCTCCGGCACGCTGGCCCTGCAGGCCGACACCACGGGCGTCTGGAAGGACATCACCAACGGCGGCAGCAAGGTCATCGACCCCGCCACGTACCGCATCGTCCCGGGCAACGTCCTCCAGTACACGAGCGCCCTCACGGTCACCGCGACCGGCGACTCGCTCGCCGCCGACCTCACGTACAACCCCCTCTCCATCACCGGCGACGCCGCGCTCAAGACGGCCGTCACCACCAAGCTCGACGTGACCTCGACCGACGCCAGCATCACCGCCGGCACCGCGGCCAACACCTTCACGGTCAAGCCCTCGACGAACGCCTCGAAGGTCAACGTCGTCCTCACGGTCACGTTCCCCTCCACCGCGACCACGGGCCAGAACGGCACGCTCAGCTTCGACAAGCTGGCGTTCACGCTCACGCAGCGCGCGATCTAGCCCCACCGGCTCCCCTCCCCGCGGTGACGTCGCCCGCGGGGAGGGAGCTCTCCCGTCTCCCCGACGGTCCGCACCGAACAACCAGCACCCGCACCACCCGCACAGGACGGAGGACGACATGGACACGGAGAAGCGCCCCGCGCACGGCCGTCGCTCCGCGCGCCCCGTCCCCGCCCGCAGCCGCCTCCGGGCCGCCTGGATGACCACCGGCCTCCTCACCGCCGTCGTCGTCGCCTCGCTCGCCGCGACCGGCGGCAGCTACGCCCTCTGGAACAGCACCGCCAGCGCCACCACCCCCGCCGTGTCGAGCGGCACGAGCGGCCTGGTCATCACCCAGCAGTCCGCGCTCGACGCGTCCCGGCTCCTCCCTGGCCAGGGCGTCCTCGGCACCTTCACC from Clavibacter michiganensis subsp. insidiosus harbors:
- a CDS encoding alternate-type signal peptide domain-containing protein encodes the protein MNKIVSGAVGIVLLLGGAGSFALWNANATVAASSVSSGTLALQADTTGVWKDITNGGSKVIDPATYRIVPGNVLQYTSALTVTATGDSLAADLTYNPLSITGDAALKTAVTTKLDVTSTDASITAGTAANTFTVKPSTNASKVNVVLTVTFPSTATTGQNGTLSFDKLAFTLTQRAI
- a CDS encoding sensor histidine kinase gives rise to the protein MVAPLSALDEQRLRGSSRAQLPFLASAAIVAALVALSDGPVERDPWYLGGIALVGASSLLCVVLAMSALPTWLLILVPALDLVAVAAVIDAAAPTLPAAALLVIFPLLWLVFAFPTGGVPVAIGGALAVSVLPLVRRGAPDTALGWAGLVGLTLLMTLLVLAGGQAAAMLRRARAELAEATETQTRLLEESREQTATIRDVADAVDVGIVFFDADDRPILRNAAVRTLLDLAGYDHATGMAPSVYGSDRVTRVATDGAVLTEALYADRAHGPVYWVGEPGDQRALVITVRAIGRRPGRRAGSVLAAYDVTDLAQAVQVRDEFLATVSHELRTPLTSIVGYLDLIDELHDPDELGIATEIAVIQRNVAQLSTIIGSLLEGADHAPDVDHAPVDLSAVVRASADAARGRAVERGLVLDVDVAPDVGMEGDATRIAQVVGALLANAVLYTPAGRIHVALERDGDTAVLRVEDTGVGISEEDQQHVLDRFFRARTARDTAIPGLGLGLSIAERTVRAHGGTIEIASRLGEGTRVAVRLPRERTVPRPMPGAGDPLPAPTA
- a CDS encoding BCCT family transporter; translation: MTSTRTSAERLLDRLVPKRRSGPDGTRPPRRDHSDHRLLEARFTGSVDLYEPEHPKIDRLVFGVTAVLAVGFVVWGIVSTDGLASISGSAQSWVIEKTGWLFVLAASFFVIFVIWLAASRYGRIKLGADDEKPQFKTVSWIAMMFSAGMGIGLMFFGAAEPLSFFVTPPPGTTQPESEAAIRTAMATAMFHWGLHPWAIYAVAGIAIGYGTFRKGRKQLFSSIFQPLLGTKRTEGWAGRVIDMLAIFATLFGSAASLGIGATQIGAGLEFNGWVDEATAPLLIGIIVVLTIAFIFSAVSGIARGIQWLSNINMVLAVVLAVFVFVVGPTLLILNLIPATLGAYLGDMTEMASRTAATGGDEMSAWLSSWTVFYWAWWISWTPFVGMFIARISRGRTIREFVVGVLLAPSIVALIWFSIFGGSAIHAQQTDGDMTVDGAVVSDNTLFQLLNHYPLASVSTVLVMVLVAIFFVSGADSASIVMGTLSQRGALHPSRKVVIFWGVVMGAVAAIMLAIGGGGTEALTGLQNLTVVASLPFVIVMLVACYALWKELRTDPLIVRRQVAVEMMRDAVVNGVEQHGDHFQLAVDPVEPDEAEVREPLGDEDEARRS